The following are encoded together in the Bacillus sp. V2I10 genome:
- a CDS encoding energy-coupling factor ABC transporter substrate-binding protein has product MKNFILFLFVIVLAIIPLYLQKDAEFGGADGQAEEVIEEIAPAYEPWFSSIWEPPSGEIESLLFSLQAATGAIVIGYVIGFGRARKKYSSK; this is encoded by the coding sequence ATGAAAAATTTTATTTTGTTTTTATTCGTTATTGTGTTGGCGATTATTCCCTTATATCTTCAAAAAGATGCTGAATTTGGCGGGGCTGACGGTCAAGCAGAAGAGGTTATTGAGGAAATTGCGCCTGCTTATGAGCCTTGGTTCAGTTCCATTTGGGAGCCGCCAAGCGGTGAAATCGAAAGTTTACTATTTTCTTTACAGGCTGCGACTGGGGCGATTGTCATTGGTTATGTAATCGGATTTGGTCGTGCCAGGAAGAAATATTCCTCTAAATAA
- the cobJ gene encoding precorrin-3B C(17)-methyltransferase has product MRGKLLVIGFGPGSFEHMTNRAQEAIQESDYIIGYKTYVELIENLLTDQEIISTGMSEEVSRAQAAVRLAEEGNIVAVISSGDAGVYGMAGLVYEVLIEKGWKEETGVSVEVIPGISAINSCASLLGAPIMHDACTISLSDHLTPWDLIEKRIEAAAQADFVVALYNPKSGRRTRQIQEAQRILLHYRSPDTPVGLVKSAYRESEKIVITDLAHMLDYDIGMLTTVVIGNSSTFFYDNKMITPRGYQRKYTLNTNEQRLKPHERLRHENEPWALHKGKNEADHSIEVNTKRDIHSSLQLALEALSKVEDVPKSIQENKTVNNPVVSIFELAVSPGIANKKFTPDQMITLAEVVGDEGTMEYTPHHQIYLKIPTASPEVITQKLRGVGFLLEPIGDVFQLKACDFCEGEKKDSIPHAEELHQKLSGLELPKELKLGFNGCGMACFGAVNEDIGIVFRKGKFDLFLGAKTVGRTAHAGQPVAEGIEPDKIVKVIENIIYEYKENGHPNERFFKYFKRVGNIQGYTYKDMTPKIEIEPAPCGD; this is encoded by the coding sequence ATGCGAGGGAAGTTACTTGTAATTGGGTTTGGACCTGGAAGTTTTGAACATATGACAAATAGAGCTCAGGAAGCCATACAAGAGAGCGACTATATCATTGGATATAAAACATATGTTGAGTTAATAGAAAATCTCTTAACCGATCAAGAAATTATTAGTACAGGAATGTCTGAGGAAGTAAGTCGTGCTCAAGCAGCTGTTCGTCTTGCTGAAGAAGGAAACATAGTTGCTGTCATTTCCAGTGGTGATGCAGGTGTTTATGGGATGGCAGGCCTGGTCTATGAGGTATTGATTGAAAAAGGCTGGAAAGAAGAAACAGGTGTAAGTGTTGAGGTTATCCCTGGTATATCAGCCATTAATTCCTGTGCTTCTCTCCTAGGGGCACCAATCATGCATGATGCATGTACGATTAGTTTAAGTGATCATTTAACACCATGGGATCTAATTGAAAAAAGAATTGAAGCGGCAGCACAAGCTGATTTTGTTGTAGCTCTGTATAACCCAAAGAGTGGACGCCGCACAAGACAAATTCAAGAGGCACAAAGGATATTATTACACTATCGATCACCCGATACACCTGTTGGGCTAGTGAAGAGTGCATATCGTGAGAGCGAAAAGATTGTGATAACTGATCTTGCCCATATGCTTGATTACGATATCGGAATGCTGACGACTGTAGTCATTGGGAATTCGTCTACGTTTTTTTACGATAATAAAATGATTACTCCAAGGGGGTATCAAAGGAAGTATACATTAAATACAAATGAACAAAGATTAAAGCCGCATGAACGCTTGAGACATGAAAATGAACCATGGGCACTCCATAAAGGAAAGAATGAAGCTGATCATAGTATTGAAGTAAATACTAAACGTGATATTCATTCCTCCTTACAATTAGCTCTAGAAGCTCTTAGTAAAGTAGAAGATGTACCTAAAAGTATTCAAGAAAACAAGACTGTTAATAATCCAGTAGTATCGATCTTTGAATTAGCTGTAAGTCCAGGAATCGCAAATAAGAAGTTTACACCAGACCAAATGATAACTCTCGCTGAGGTAGTCGGTGATGAGGGGACAATGGAATATACGCCGCACCATCAAATATATTTAAAGATTCCAACTGCGAGTCCTGAGGTCATTACTCAAAAATTAAGAGGTGTAGGTTTCCTATTAGAACCTATTGGTGATGTTTTTCAGCTGAAAGCTTGTGATTTCTGCGAAGGTGAGAAAAAGGATTCGATTCCTCATGCTGAAGAGTTACACCAAAAGCTAAGTGGACTCGAATTGCCTAAAGAGCTGAAGCTTGGCTTCAATGGTTGCGGTATGGCGTGCTTTGGTGCAGTAAACGAAGACATTGGAATTGTTTTTAGAAAAGGAAAGTTTGATTTGTTTTTGGGAGCGAAAACGGTAGGGAGAACAGCTCATGCCGGACAGCCTGTGGCGGAAGGAATTGAGCCAGATAAAATAGTGAAGGTAATTGAAAATATTATATACGAGTATAAAGAGAATGGTCATCCAAATGAAAGATTTTTTAAGTACTTTAAGCGTGTTGGAAATATTCAAGGCTATACCTATAAGGACATGACACCGAAGATAGAAATCGAACCAGCTCCATGTGGAGACTAA
- a CDS encoding DinB family protein, giving the protein MNSKLINHFLSHRAVTLELISKMQHDNPEFKPAETSMTTEKLITHMLTSMYKFTAVVKAGNAQPLMQEAEITETNLLKLAELYTEKTVQILESLTDEDLNQVIDLTDVFGFKVPGSALIKMGIEHEVNHKGNLFVYARMLGHKELPMYVKKN; this is encoded by the coding sequence ATGAATTCAAAATTGATTAACCATTTTCTATCACACCGAGCTGTAACACTGGAATTAATATCAAAAATGCAGCATGATAACCCTGAATTTAAACCTGCTGAAACATCCATGACGACGGAAAAACTGATTACTCATATGCTGACTTCGATGTACAAATTTACAGCTGTAGTGAAAGCAGGAAATGCACAGCCGCTCATGCAGGAAGCAGAAATAACGGAAACGAACCTGCTGAAACTTGCAGAGCTCTATACGGAAAAAACGGTGCAGATCCTTGAATCTTTAACAGATGAAGATTTAAATCAAGTCATTGATTTAACAGATGTATTCGGTTTCAAAGTTCCCGGGTCCGCACTAATTAAAATGGGAATTGAGCATGAAGTAAATCATAAAGGAAATCTATTTGTATATGCTCGCATGCTTGGACATAAAGAACTGCCGATGTATGTTAAGAAAAATTAA
- a CDS encoding precorrin-8X methylmutase, whose product MDFRTEFKPLTVQPQEIEGLSFNMIDSEFGEHAFTEQQYKIVQRVVHASADFELGHSMLFHDDAIKAGINAIRNGEQVYADVQMILSGVSKGRIEKHGGSVNVYISDQDVMEEAKRLNTTRAIISVRKAIKQFDGGIFAIGNAPTALLELIRLIKEGEAKPSLVIGLPVGFVSAPESKEELAKLDVPFITNIGRKGGSTITVAALNAISLLAEKD is encoded by the coding sequence ATGGATTTTCGTACGGAATTTAAGCCTTTAACTGTACAGCCTCAAGAAATTGAGGGATTGAGTTTTAACATGATAGATTCAGAGTTTGGTGAACATGCTTTTACAGAACAGCAGTACAAGATTGTTCAGCGGGTTGTTCATGCTTCTGCTGATTTCGAATTAGGACATAGTATGCTTTTTCATGACGACGCCATCAAAGCAGGGATAAATGCCATCCGAAATGGTGAACAGGTTTATGCGGATGTTCAAATGATCCTAAGTGGAGTCAGTAAAGGGAGAATTGAAAAACATGGCGGAAGCGTGAATGTTTATATTTCCGATCAAGATGTAATGGAAGAAGCAAAACGATTAAATACAACTCGTGCAATCATTTCAGTGCGGAAAGCAATTAAGCAATTTGATGGCGGGATTTTCGCAATCGGGAATGCTCCAACTGCATTATTGGAATTAATTCGACTTATTAAAGAAGGAGAAGCAAAGCCAAGTTTAGTCATCGGGCTTCCAGTAGGATTTGTTTCAGCTCCTGAATCAAAAGAAGAGTTAGCAAAATTAGATGTACCTTTTATTACAAATATAGGTAGAAAAGGCGGTAGTACGATTACAGTTGCGGCTCTAAATGCAATCTCTCTTCTAGCTGAAAAGGATTAA
- the cbiQ gene encoding cobalt ECF transporter T component CbiQ — protein sequence MKIDDYAYTSALKDVHPIEKVGFAFSYLLFTIITKNICIAYLTFILMSAGIVLGAKIPFYSYVKLLLLPSFFLFSSVVAILVSIAPANSKILNAIWSIQMGSWQLYVSPYSINQAYHLAATVLACVSCLYFLILTTTLHQLIWVLQKGNLPALFIELVGLTYRFIFVLLDNMHEIYLAQSSRLGYQNYRVWISSIAQLIVGLFIKSIRSARELQIAIDSRGGDEGLYEVELNLKYNRFHCAGIILSMAALFAIAILTKKI from the coding sequence TTGAAAATCGATGATTATGCTTATACTAGTGCATTAAAAGATGTTCATCCAATTGAGAAGGTCGGGTTTGCTTTTTCTTATTTACTATTTACGATCATTACAAAGAATATATGTATTGCTTATCTAACATTTATTTTGATGAGTGCAGGCATTGTTTTAGGGGCGAAAATACCATTTTATTCCTATGTAAAGCTTCTTCTGTTACCTTCTTTTTTTCTGTTTTCCAGCGTAGTTGCCATTCTCGTTTCAATTGCTCCTGCGAATAGCAAAATCTTAAATGCAATATGGAGTATTCAAATGGGATCATGGCAACTATATGTTAGCCCATATAGTATAAATCAGGCCTACCATCTCGCTGCAACTGTCTTAGCATGCGTGAGCTGTTTGTACTTCCTGATTCTGACTACAACTCTGCACCAGTTGATTTGGGTATTACAAAAAGGAAACCTTCCGGCACTTTTTATTGAATTAGTGGGACTGACTTATCGCTTTATCTTTGTACTTTTGGATAATATGCATGAAATCTATCTTGCACAATCCAGCAGACTGGGTTATCAGAATTATAGAGTTTGGATATCTTCTATCGCACAACTTATCGTTGGTCTTTTTATTAAATCGATACGTTCTGCCAGAGAATTGCAAATAGCAATAGACAGCCGCGGCGGAGATGAGGGTTTGTATGAAGTGGAATTGAATTTGAAGTATAATCGCTTCCATTGCGCAGGAATTATTCTTTCCATGGCAGCACTTTTTGCAATAGCCATTTTAACAAAGAAGATTTAA
- a CDS encoding antibiotic biosynthesis monooxygenase, producing MESMREPAGFGITISYWHSLDAIKEWKQYTEHMRAQKAGKEK from the coding sequence ATGGAGAGTATGAGAGAACCCGCAGGATTCGGAATCACCATTTCCTATTGGCATTCTCTTGATGCCATAAAAGAATGGAAGCAGTACACCGAGCATATGAGAGCGCAGAAAGCTGGAAAAGAAAAATAG
- a CDS encoding energy-coupling factor ABC transporter permease, whose amino-acid sequence MKTKSWRVSLIMLLGLSSYFWLNSYEEVYAMHIMEGFLPFGWAVFWWAATLPFILVGLRSIRKKLKENPELKTMLGLSAAFAFVLSALKIPSVTGSCSHPTGAGLGAILFGPTAMSVLGTIVLLFQSLLLAHGGLTTLGANAFSMAVAGPLLAYAIFKISRKMKISFAVSVFLAAMLGDLGTYLVTSVQLALAFPAEVGGFAASFSKFAAIFAFTQIPLAISEGLLTVIVMNLLQKYNMPELNQLPAVKEVR is encoded by the coding sequence ATGAAAACAAAATCATGGCGGGTTTCACTTATCATGCTGCTTGGATTATCAAGTTATTTTTGGCTGAATTCGTACGAAGAAGTTTATGCTATGCATATCATGGAAGGTTTTTTGCCTTTTGGCTGGGCGGTTTTTTGGTGGGCTGCAACACTTCCCTTCATACTTGTCGGCTTGCGTTCTATACGTAAGAAGCTTAAAGAAAACCCTGAATTGAAAACAATGCTTGGCCTGTCTGCTGCTTTTGCGTTTGTATTATCTGCCTTAAAGATTCCCTCGGTAACAGGCAGCTGCTCTCACCCAACTGGAGCAGGTTTAGGAGCCATATTGTTTGGACCTACAGCAATGAGTGTATTGGGTACGATCGTTCTATTATTTCAGTCATTGTTATTAGCGCACGGCGGTTTGACAACATTAGGGGCAAATGCTTTTTCCATGGCAGTCGCAGGTCCGTTGTTAGCATATGCGATCTTTAAGATCAGCAGAAAAATGAAGATATCGTTTGCAGTTTCTGTTTTTTTGGCAGCTATGCTAGGAGATTTAGGTACATACTTAGTTACTTCAGTCCAATTAGCGCTAGCATTTCCAGCTGAAGTGGGCGGATTTGCAGCATCTTTTTCAAAATTTGCCGCCATCTTCGCCTTTACTCAAATTCCGTTAGCAATTAGTGAAGGATTATTAACGGTTATTGTTATGAATTTACTTCAAAAATATAATATGCCTGAATTAAATCAACTTCCTGCTGTTAAGGAGGTTAGGTAA
- a CDS encoding cobalt-precorrin-5B (C(1))-methyltransferase, whose product MDGKAKKKDKKEMRSGYTTGACATATTKAALIALITGMPQAEATIFLPVGKFVTFEMESCIVEPGLAEAGTIKDAGDDPDATHGALIKATVSWCEKPGITLDGGVGVGRVTKEGLPVPVGEAAINPVPRKMIYETAEEVLSSHGLIRGIKIIISVPDGEKMAEKTLNKRLGIIGGISILGTRGTVIPFSSSAYMASIVQAISVARASNCDHVVITTGGRSEKFGIKQYPDLAEEAFVEMGDFVGFTLKQCKRQGIKKVSLVGMMGKFSKVAQGVMMVHSKSAPVDFNFLANVAFEAGVKDQQLIQTIRQANTASQVGDLMLELGYNDFFTILCDYCCTAGLKEAGGGISIETSLYSMKGTLLGKAGKNDKEG is encoded by the coding sequence ATGGATGGAAAAGCAAAAAAGAAAGATAAAAAGGAGATGCGCTCTGGATATACAACGGGCGCATGTGCAACGGCTACAACGAAAGCGGCATTAATTGCATTAATAACAGGTATGCCCCAGGCTGAAGCAACGATTTTTTTGCCAGTCGGGAAATTTGTCACCTTTGAAATGGAAAGCTGCATCGTTGAGCCTGGTCTAGCTGAAGCCGGAACAATTAAAGATGCTGGTGATGATCCAGATGCGACACATGGTGCTTTAATTAAAGCTACTGTTTCTTGGTGTGAAAAACCTGGTATCACCCTTGATGGCGGTGTTGGTGTTGGCCGAGTTACAAAAGAAGGACTCCCAGTACCGGTCGGTGAAGCTGCAATAAACCCGGTACCGCGGAAAATGATTTATGAAACTGCTGAAGAAGTACTATCCTCCCATGGACTAATAAGAGGGATCAAAATTATTATTTCTGTTCCTGATGGTGAAAAAATGGCAGAAAAAACGCTCAATAAGCGACTTGGAATAATCGGCGGGATTTCAATTTTAGGGACTAGAGGAACTGTTATACCATTTTCTAGTTCTGCATACATGGCAAGTATTGTGCAAGCCATAAGTGTGGCACGAGCTAGTAATTGTGACCATGTTGTAATTACTACAGGCGGACGAAGTGAAAAATTCGGGATCAAACAATATCCTGATCTTGCAGAAGAGGCATTTGTTGAAATGGGGGATTTCGTCGGTTTTACATTAAAACAATGTAAACGTCAGGGGATTAAGAAAGTATCTTTGGTTGGAATGATGGGAAAATTCTCAAAAGTAGCACAAGGAGTCATGATGGTTCATTCCAAAAGTGCACCCGTTGATTTTAACTTTTTAGCAAATGTGGCTTTTGAAGCAGGTGTTAAAGATCAACAACTGATCCAAACAATTCGACAAGCTAATACTGCGTCACAAGTAGGTGATCTCATGCTTGAGCTTGGTTATAACGACTTTTTTACAATTCTTTGTGACTATTGCTGTACAGCTGGGTTAAAAGAAGCTGGCGGCGGGATTTCGATTGAAACAAGTTTGTACTCTATGAAGGGTACGTTACTTGGAAAGGCTGGGAAAAATGACAAAGAAGGTTAA
- a CDS encoding SDR family NAD(P)-dependent oxidoreductase, translated as MYLPSFHLKNKLAVITGAGRGIGRALAIGYAEAGADVVLLSRTEGDLLEAADEIKAMGQKAFPIVTDVTDKNSINQAFEQIKEINPAIDILINNAGMNIRSKAFDVTEEEWETIMNTNLKSAFFMSQKAGELMKQQGNGGRIINISSVAGHTALRTGVVYAQTKAAMIQMTKVLAFEWGQHNIAVNSIGPWYFETPLTEKILSDEKYVSDILAVTPLKRIGQLPELVGPAVFLGSDAASYITGQTLFVDGGMTIQGF; from the coding sequence ATGTATTTACCATCATTTCATCTGAAAAACAAACTTGCCGTTATTACAGGAGCAGGACGGGGAATTGGAAGAGCATTAGCCATTGGATATGCAGAAGCAGGAGCAGATGTTGTATTGCTTTCCAGAACAGAAGGTGATCTTCTTGAGGCTGCAGACGAAATTAAAGCAATGGGGCAAAAAGCTTTTCCGATTGTCACCGATGTTACAGATAAAAACAGTATAAATCAGGCATTTGAGCAAATAAAAGAGATCAATCCAGCTATAGATATTTTAATCAATAATGCCGGAATGAATATCCGGTCTAAAGCGTTTGATGTAACAGAGGAAGAATGGGAAACGATTATGAATACAAACTTGAAATCTGCTTTTTTTATGTCACAGAAAGCGGGAGAGCTGATGAAACAGCAGGGAAATGGCGGCAGAATCATTAATATTTCTTCCGTTGCAGGACATACCGCTTTGCGTACAGGCGTCGTCTATGCCCAGACAAAAGCGGCGATGATTCAAATGACAAAAGTACTGGCCTTTGAATGGGGGCAGCATAATATTGCCGTTAACTCTATTGGTCCCTGGTATTTTGAAACACCTCTTACCGAAAAAATATTGAGCGACGAAAAATACGTATCTGACATTTTAGCTGTCACCCCGTTAAAAAGAATTGGCCAGCTGCCAGAGCTTGTCGGACCAGCTGTATTTTTGGGATCAGATGCTGCAAGCTACATTACTGGCCAAACATTATTTGTTGATGGCGGCATGACTATACAAGGGTTTTAG
- a CDS encoding energy-coupling factor ABC transporter ATP-binding protein: protein MRSPILSFENVTYKYADGTIALKDISLSIEHGKKIALIGNNGAGKSTLFLLLNGILKPTDGNIKFKWKKLTYTRNEIRQIRKQVGIVFQNPETQLFSSSVYEDIKFGPKNLEMSPEELEKTVHEAMILTETESLKDKPPHFLSIGQKKRVAIAGIIAMNPELMILDEPTAGLDPYYSMKIMELLKNLNNENRTILLSTHNVDLAYEWADEVIILNNGKIIAQGSPEEVFQNAEAIQQSHLEKPWVMEIFENLAETKLLSQKNYPKSKKELFEIMSTLNKC, encoded by the coding sequence GTGAGATCACCAATCCTTTCGTTTGAAAATGTTACTTATAAATATGCAGATGGTACTATTGCGTTAAAAGATATTTCATTATCCATTGAGCATGGGAAGAAGATTGCCTTAATAGGCAATAATGGAGCTGGAAAATCAACATTGTTCTTGCTTCTAAATGGTATTTTAAAACCAACGGACGGTAACATTAAATTCAAATGGAAAAAACTAACGTATACACGTAATGAGATCCGGCAAATTCGCAAACAGGTAGGAATTGTCTTTCAAAATCCTGAGACTCAGCTTTTTTCATCAAGTGTTTATGAAGATATCAAATTTGGCCCTAAGAATTTAGAAATGTCTCCTGAAGAGTTAGAAAAAACAGTTCACGAGGCGATGATTTTAACAGAAACGGAATCTTTGAAAGATAAACCACCCCATTTTTTAAGTATCGGCCAAAAGAAAAGAGTTGCAATTGCAGGAATTATTGCAATGAATCCAGAGTTAATGATATTGGATGAGCCAACTGCAGGGCTTGATCCCTATTATTCTATGAAAATTATGGAGTTACTGAAAAACTTGAATAATGAAAACCGTACGATTTTACTATCTACCCATAATGTTGATCTTGCTTATGAATGGGCTGATGAAGTCATTATTTTAAATAACGGAAAGATTATTGCGCAGGGTTCTCCTGAAGAAGTATTTCAAAATGCAGAAGCTATCCAACAAAGTCATTTAGAAAAGCCTTGGGTGATGGAGATTTTTGAAAACCTTGCTGAAACAAAACTTCTTTCACAAAAAAATTATCCTAAATCCAAAAAAGAGTTATTTGAAATAATGAGTACATTAAATAAATGCTAA
- a CDS encoding helix-turn-helix domain-containing protein — MGKTLNISKVASLLGESSYILKMWELEFSAYLDIERDHKNARVYSPENIEVLRKIKHLKDSQLDHETIIQMLNMNGKSETAAAKADTDIELSAKKNIKVALEEIFNLIEEKGKQDISILELKMDQLELTLIDEMKRTVKQELDVHSKTQLSAAKGQFSALHNKINEQSKVQLSAAKGQFSALHKKLNEQSKVQLSASEGQFSALHDKLDVIHETSSNERDMYQEEIRYERELAKKHIEIREQKFLAFVQQHQKSRDERKYGLSMLKQFMGFAK, encoded by the coding sequence ATGGGGAAAACATTAAATATTTCAAAGGTTGCTTCATTGCTTGGGGAATCTTCTTATATTTTAAAAATGTGGGAACTGGAATTCTCAGCATATCTGGATATCGAGAGGGATCATAAAAATGCACGTGTGTATTCGCCAGAAAATATTGAGGTGCTTCGTAAAATTAAGCACTTAAAAGACAGTCAGCTTGACCATGAAACGATTATTCAAATGCTGAACATGAACGGGAAATCTGAGACTGCTGCAGCAAAGGCTGATACAGATATTGAACTTTCAGCAAAGAAAAATATAAAGGTTGCGCTTGAGGAAATCTTTAATTTAATCGAAGAAAAAGGGAAACAGGATATTTCTATTTTGGAGCTGAAAATGGATCAGCTGGAGCTGACGCTGATTGATGAAATGAAGAGAACGGTCAAGCAGGAGCTTGATGTGCATTCCAAAACTCAGCTGAGTGCTGCAAAAGGTCAATTCTCGGCGCTTCATAATAAGATAAATGAACAATCTAAAGTTCAGCTGAGTGCTGCAAAGGGTCAATTCTCAGCCCTTCATAAAAAGCTTAATGAACAATCTAAAGTTCAGCTGAGTGCTTCTGAAGGACAATTTTCCGCGCTTCATGATAAGCTTGATGTGATCCATGAAACGTCAAGCAATGAAAGGGATATGTATCAAGAAGAAATCAGATACGAACGGGAGCTCGCCAAAAAACATATTGAAATTCGCGAGCAAAAGTTTCTTGCGTTTGTTCAGCAGCATCAAAAATCGAGAGATGAACGTAAATATGGCCTTTCTATGCTGAAGCAGTTCATGGGATTTGCTAAATAA
- a CDS encoding ferredoxin: MTTWNLRETKHHVLICNGSSCMRKGGEEVTQAIREEVANMNLDAAIHTTRTRCNGRCKDACVVIVYPEGTWYKAITPELGSKIVQKHLAGEEILEEAVIYKYNQQGFAAPEKTECVIGISKPIK; the protein is encoded by the coding sequence ATGACAACTTGGAATTTGAGGGAAACGAAACATCATGTATTGATTTGCAATGGCAGCAGCTGTATGAGGAAAGGAGGCGAGGAGGTAACGCAGGCGATTAGGGAGGAAGTCGCAAATATGAATCTTGATGCCGCCATACATACGACAAGAACACGCTGTAACGGAAGATGCAAGGATGCTTGTGTTGTCATTGTGTATCCTGAAGGAACATGGTACAAGGCGATTACTCCGGAACTAGGCAGTAAAATCGTACAGAAACATTTGGCAGGGGAAGAAATTTTAGAAGAAGCCGTTATTTACAAATATAATCAACAAGGTTTTGCTGCTCCTGAAAAAACAGAGTGTGTAATCGGAATATCCAAACCAATAAAATGA
- the cobK gene encoding precorrin-6A reductase produces MILFLAGTSDARSLAIMIKEAGYKLLTTVVTENAGKEMRKAGLDVYVGRLTSEDFVRVIREQGFYAVVDASHPFAEEASKNALLAAKEADIPYIRYERESQSYENNGITMVDSYEEAAEKAAEKKGVIMLTTGSKTLQTFTQKLLNQPDTRVIARMLPRKDNMEKCEQLGLPQKDIVAIQGPFTKEFNLALYKQYGVTTMITKESGKAGSVDEKLEAAIELGIETIMIKRPKINYGNAYSDFSDILAHINEILNNPKINGYIGGN; encoded by the coding sequence ATGATTCTATTTTTAGCTGGAACGAGTGATGCAAGATCGTTAGCCATCATGATAAAAGAGGCCGGATATAAACTGCTGACGACTGTAGTTACTGAAAATGCCGGAAAGGAAATGAGGAAGGCTGGATTAGATGTGTATGTTGGCCGGCTGACAAGTGAGGATTTTGTGAGAGTTATAAGAGAACAAGGATTTTATGCGGTTGTCGATGCTAGTCACCCATTTGCGGAAGAAGCAAGTAAAAATGCTCTTTTAGCAGCGAAAGAAGCTGATATTCCATACATCCGCTATGAACGTGAATCACAATCATATGAAAATAACGGAATAACAATGGTCGACAGCTATGAGGAAGCTGCAGAAAAAGCAGCTGAAAAAAAGGGAGTTATTATGCTCACTACAGGAAGCAAGACCTTGCAGACATTTACTCAGAAACTTCTAAATCAGCCTGACACTCGTGTGATTGCCCGGATGCTGCCAAGAAAAGATAATATGGAGAAATGTGAGCAGTTAGGCCTGCCGCAAAAGGACATCGTTGCTATACAAGGTCCGTTTACAAAGGAGTTTAATCTTGCGCTTTACAAGCAATATGGAGTTACAACAATGATTACAAAGGAAAGCGGAAAAGCAGGGTCTGTTGATGAAAAATTAGAAGCTGCAATCGAACTTGGCATTGAAACGATCATGATAAAGAGACCAAAGATTAACTATGGAAATGCTTATTCGGATTTTTCGGATATCCTGGCACATATAAATGAAATTCTAAATAACCCAAAAATAAATGGATACATTGGAGGAAATTAA
- a CDS encoding sirohydrochlorin chelatase: MKAVLLVGHGSRDSEGNEQVRKTIEDLKPQLDRELLIETCFLEFETPTIEQGIQTCVEKGATSVFIIPMMLLAAGHSKIHIPAAIDEAKVKYPEVHFTYGRPFGIHEETVEICKDRLEEVDGTITEPEQNTAVILLGRGGSDPDANSDLYKIARLLWEKLNYRLVEPAFMGVTDPLIKEGVERCIKLGAKKIIILPFFLFTGILIKRLENMMEEFGNEHRSVEFKLAGYFGFHSRLKTIIKDRIEETLQGDVKMNCDTCLYRIEAMEHIDHHHHHDHDHDHHHHHHHHEAQKL; this comes from the coding sequence ATGAAAGCTGTTTTACTAGTTGGACACGGAAGCCGGGATTCAGAAGGAAATGAGCAGGTAAGAAAAACAATAGAAGATTTAAAACCGCAACTCGACCGGGAGCTTTTAATCGAAACGTGCTTCTTAGAGTTTGAAACACCTACAATTGAACAAGGCATTCAAACGTGTGTTGAAAAAGGGGCAACAAGTGTTTTTATTATTCCAATGATGTTATTAGCAGCTGGACATTCAAAGATTCATATTCCAGCAGCCATTGATGAAGCAAAAGTAAAGTATCCAGAGGTTCACTTTACATACGGAAGACCTTTCGGAATTCACGAGGAAACGGTAGAAATTTGTAAAGATCGTTTAGAAGAAGTTGACGGTACCATAACAGAACCTGAACAAAACACGGCTGTAATTTTGCTGGGTCGAGGCGGCAGCGATCCAGATGCGAATAGTGATTTATATAAAATTGCTCGCTTATTATGGGAAAAATTAAATTATAGGTTAGTAGAACCTGCATTTATGGGTGTAACGGATCCATTAATTAAAGAAGGGGTAGAGCGCTGCATTAAATTAGGTGCGAAAAAGATCATTATATTACCATTCTTTTTATTCACTGGTATTTTAATTAAACGTCTTGAAAATATGATGGAAGAATTCGGAAACGAACATCGGAGTGTTGAGTTCAAGCTGGCCGGTTATTTCGGGTTTCACTCAAGATTAAAAACAATTATCAAAGACCGAATTGAGGAAACGTTGCAAGGTGACGTGAAAATGAATTGTGATACATGCCTTTACCGTATTGAAGCAATGGAGCATATTGATCATCACCATCATCACGATCATGACCATGATCATCACCATCACCACCACCATCATGAGGCACAAAAACTATGA